From a single Lentisphaera profundi genomic region:
- a CDS encoding 2-oxoacid:acceptor oxidoreductase subunit alpha produces the protein MSENKTNILEIESAVVRFVGDSGDGMQLTGNQFTDTSAVSGNDVVTFPDFPAEIRAPAGTVGGVSGFQVNFSSNPVTSHGDAPDALVAMNPAALITNVKDLKHGGLLVVNSDSFGPIDLRKAGIESNPLDKDTVLHETYQVVEVGMTKLVQTALENVDLKASEKKRCKNFFALGLMYWVYDRSLDFSRNWIKKKFAKKPILIDANTIALEAGYAYGETIELFNNRYTIKSSEMPSGTYRQITGNSALAYGLTTATFTSGLKLVYGSYPITPASDILHELAKLKHYDVRTVQAEDEIASIGVALGASYAGALGVTATSGPGLCLKTEFLGLAAMVELPLVVVNVQRGGPSTGLPTKTEQSDLLLAMYGHNGEISIPVIATKSPVDCFHVAREAVRIAVEYMTPVIVLSDGFVANSSDLWKVPDIKTLDKVDVEFYDGDAEGYEVFARDEKGARKWVIPGTADLQHTLTGLEHNTLGDISYDGQNHQKMTLERAEKIRNIAKSLPSLEVMGPDSGDVLVIGWGGTFGSICAAVNELRKTHKTLAYTHLTHLNPLHNDLKALMSRFKTVVVVEINLGQLHKIIRSEFAIDAELICKIEGKPFLVSELVNSISEYL, from the coding sequence ATGTCAGAAAATAAGACAAATATTTTAGAAATTGAAAGTGCCGTTGTACGCTTCGTAGGCGATTCAGGCGATGGTATGCAGTTGACAGGTAATCAATTTACCGATACATCAGCAGTCTCTGGGAACGATGTTGTTACATTTCCAGATTTCCCTGCGGAGATTCGCGCTCCTGCTGGTACAGTTGGTGGCGTATCGGGTTTTCAAGTTAATTTCAGTTCAAACCCCGTTACATCTCACGGCGATGCTCCAGATGCTTTAGTAGCCATGAATCCAGCAGCATTAATCACTAATGTAAAAGATCTCAAGCACGGCGGACTTTTAGTAGTCAACTCAGATTCATTTGGCCCTATTGATTTACGTAAAGCTGGTATAGAGAGCAACCCCTTAGATAAAGACACCGTACTTCACGAAACTTATCAAGTTGTTGAAGTCGGAATGACAAAATTAGTGCAGACAGCTTTAGAGAATGTTGATCTCAAAGCTTCAGAGAAAAAACGTTGTAAAAACTTTTTTGCACTGGGCCTTATGTACTGGGTTTATGATCGTTCTTTAGATTTCTCTAGGAACTGGATCAAAAAGAAATTCGCTAAAAAACCAATTTTAATTGACGCCAATACAATTGCTCTCGAAGCTGGTTATGCTTATGGTGAAACGATTGAGCTTTTCAATAATCGTTACACGATCAAAAGCTCTGAAATGCCTTCAGGAACTTATCGTCAAATCACAGGGAATAGTGCTTTAGCTTATGGTTTAACTACGGCAACTTTTACGAGTGGTTTAAAACTTGTTTATGGTTCATACCCCATTACTCCAGCGTCAGATATTTTACATGAGCTAGCAAAACTCAAGCATTATGATGTTCGTACGGTTCAAGCAGAGGATGAAATTGCCTCAATTGGTGTCGCTTTAGGGGCTTCTTATGCCGGCGCTTTAGGTGTAACTGCTACTTCAGGCCCTGGCTTATGTTTAAAAACTGAATTCCTTGGCCTCGCAGCAATGGTTGAGTTACCATTAGTAGTGGTTAATGTTCAACGTGGTGGTCCATCAACGGGCTTACCTACGAAAACTGAACAATCTGACCTTCTCTTAGCGATGTACGGTCATAATGGTGAGATTTCTATTCCCGTCATTGCAACAAAATCTCCTGTAGATTGTTTTCATGTTGCACGTGAAGCGGTACGAATTGCAGTTGAATACATGACTCCAGTTATTGTTCTTTCGGATGGCTTTGTTGCCAATAGTTCTGACCTTTGGAAAGTTCCAGATATAAAAACTCTTGATAAAGTTGACGTAGAGTTCTACGATGGTGATGCAGAAGGCTATGAAGTATTTGCTCGTGATGAAAAGGGTGCTCGTAAATGGGTTATTCCTGGAACAGCAGATTTACAGCACACTCTCACAGGTCTAGAACACAATACTTTAGGTGATATTTCTTATGATGGTCAAAACCATCAGAAAATGACTTTAGAACGTGCAGAGAAAATTCGCAATATAGCGAAATCCTTACCGTCACTAGAAGTGATGGGACCCGATTCAGGTGATGTCCTCGTTATTGGCTGGGGTGGTACTTTTGGTAGTATTTGTGCCGCAGTTAATGAATTGCGTAAAACGCATAAAACTCTTGCTTATACTCATCTTACGCATTTAAATCCTCTTCATAATGATTTAAAAGCTCTTATGTCGCGCTTCAAGACAGTTGTTGTTGTCGAAATTAACCTTGGTCAACTTCATAAAATTATTCGCTCAGAATTTGCGATTGACGCAGAATTGATTTGTAAGATAGAAGGTAAACCCTTCCTCGTTTCTGAACTTGTTAACAGTATTAGTGAGTACCTTTAA
- a CDS encoding 2-oxoacid:ferredoxin oxidoreductase subunit beta gives MSEKKYTKKDFTSDKLVKWCPGCGDYAILAAVQKTMADLGRPKEEQVVISGIGCSSRFPIYMDTHGFHTIHGRAPAVATGVKVANPDLDIWLVTGDGDGLSIGGNHLLHAIRRNVNMVVLLFNNKVYGLTKGQYSPTSEVDTVTKSTPYGSIDQPLNPLAFALSAGATFVARTYDTNPKHMQHVFSEARKHRGLSFVEIYQNCVIFNDGAHDNVLERTIRSERLVELMDGEKLIFGKEKDKCLVFDGLELAVRQVADVNEDDIITHDIAKTNATYAKILADIQSEAIPAPIGILRQVERPVYNDAVIQQSEDVKEKHGVGDLQKLLDGSASWEVKSDAHPIEELFTSFAP, from the coding sequence ATGTCTGAGAAAAAATACACTAAAAAAGATTTCACATCTGATAAGCTTGTTAAGTGGTGTCCAGGTTGTGGCGACTATGCCATTCTAGCGGCTGTGCAAAAAACGATGGCCGATCTTGGTCGTCCAAAGGAAGAGCAGGTTGTTATTTCAGGTATTGGTTGCTCAAGCCGTTTTCCAATTTATATGGATACCCATGGTTTTCATACTATTCACGGTCGTGCACCTGCAGTTGCAACGGGTGTGAAAGTTGCAAATCCGGACTTAGATATTTGGTTAGTTACTGGTGATGGTGATGGTTTATCAATCGGTGGTAATCACCTTTTACATGCTATTCGTCGTAATGTGAATATGGTTGTTCTATTATTTAATAATAAGGTTTACGGCTTAACTAAAGGACAATACTCTCCAACTTCTGAAGTAGATACAGTTACTAAATCGACTCCTTATGGTTCAATAGATCAGCCTCTCAATCCATTAGCTTTTGCTTTGAGTGCAGGTGCAACTTTTGTCGCACGTACTTATGATACTAATCCTAAGCATATGCAGCACGTCTTTTCCGAAGCTCGTAAACATCGTGGCCTCTCTTTTGTCGAGATATATCAAAACTGCGTGATTTTCAATGATGGTGCACATGATAATGTACTTGAAAGAACAATTCGTAGTGAACGTCTTGTAGAATTAATGGATGGCGAAAAACTTATCTTTGGTAAAGAAAAAGATAAATGCTTAGTTTTTGATGGTTTAGAACTTGCTGTTCGTCAAGTAGCTGACGTCAATGAAGATGATATCATAACACATGATATTGCTAAGACTAATGCAACTTACGCCAAAATCCTCGCTGATATCCAATCAGAAGCAATACCAGCTCCTATCGGTATTTTACGTCAGGTTGAAAGACCTGTGTATAACGATGCAGTTATCCAGCAAAGTGAAGATGTAAAAGAAAAGCATGGTGTAGGTGATCTACAGAAACTCCTCGATGGCAGTGCCTCATGGGAAGTGAAGAGTGACGCTCATCCAATAGAAGAACTGTTTACGAGCTTCGCTCCGTAA
- a CDS encoding serine/threonine protein kinase codes for MLIKVSCPSCSEMFAADSAECGHTVNCPSCSSEFPIPLQESLEVGNIIDDHIIKEFIGKGSMGFVYLAEHLLMNRQVALKTISPDQLHAEGTVDLFIKEVQNSAALQHPNIVTTYNAGCKNNIFFITMQYVEGSDLSDIVDKEKKLNEKKSFQLAKEIAQALSYAWNDHNMIHRDIKPENIRYNTKGRYLVMDFGLAMQGGIDDSGYINGTPDFMSPEQATMKEVDFHTDMYSLGLTMIYALTGKRVFQGTPQEVLQMQVSAPIPSLSELAPNQKFSAKIQNIISKMTAKNPSDRYESWEQLISRLDKALDNDAPQKPKKKKNPNAIKANKATVQHTQAANKSIRRQSGGMAFPVYVFFCIMVFVSYLYYIGRIPDFLNLM; via the coding sequence ATGCTCATAAAAGTATCATGCCCTTCATGTTCAGAAATGTTTGCCGCAGACAGCGCAGAATGTGGTCATACTGTAAATTGTCCTAGTTGCTCTAGTGAATTCCCGATTCCACTTCAAGAGTCTTTGGAAGTTGGCAACATCATAGATGATCATATAATTAAAGAATTTATAGGTAAAGGTTCTATGGGTTTTGTTTATTTGGCAGAACACCTACTGATGAACCGCCAGGTAGCTTTAAAAACTATTAGCCCTGATCAACTACATGCCGAAGGTACTGTTGATTTATTTATCAAAGAAGTACAAAACTCAGCGGCTTTACAACACCCGAATATTGTCACCACGTATAATGCTGGTTGTAAAAATAACATTTTTTTCATTACGATGCAATATGTAGAAGGCTCAGATCTTTCTGACATAGTCGATAAAGAAAAAAAGCTCAATGAAAAGAAAAGTTTTCAATTAGCAAAAGAAATTGCTCAGGCACTATCCTATGCCTGGAACGACCACAATATGATCCATAGGGATATCAAACCTGAAAATATACGCTACAACACTAAAGGACGCTACCTCGTTATGGATTTTGGCTTAGCTATGCAAGGTGGTATCGATGATTCTGGTTACATAAATGGCACACCCGATTTCATGAGCCCTGAGCAAGCTACAATGAAAGAAGTCGACTTTCACACGGATATGTATTCTCTTGGTTTAACAATGATTTATGCTTTAACTGGAAAGAGAGTTTTCCAAGGGACACCACAAGAAGTCTTACAGATGCAAGTATCTGCTCCAATTCCTTCTTTAAGTGAGCTCGCACCTAATCAGAAATTCTCCGCTAAGATCCAAAATATCATCTCAAAAATGACTGCTAAGAATCCTAGTGACAGATACGAAAGCTGGGAGCAGTTAATATCTAGGCTTGATAAAGCTTTGGATAATGATGCTCCACAGAAACCTAAGAAGAAAAAGAACCCTAATGCTATCAAAGCCAATAAAGCTACTGTTCAGCATACTCAAGCAGCGAATAAATCCATAAGACGCCAAAGTGGCGGGATGGCTTTCCCTGTTTACGTTTTCTTTTGTATAATGGTCTTTGTTTCTTACTTATATTATATAGGGCGCATACCCGACTTCCTTAATTTGATGTAA
- a CDS encoding 5'-methylthioadenosine/adenosylhomocysteine nucleosidase codes for MPSPRTRVAIIGALPEELEKLKTLLSDIKELQHGPFQYQQCKFEDIDCLLSLSGIGKVQATMLVQHICDTWKPDYFIFTGVAGALNKQFDTGDVVIGTEFIQHDLELNALGFERGEIPYTGEKVFHACDFLTKMATSFKTDNHKIYQGRILTGDQFITHDHVKPYFTDELAGDAVEMEGAALAFVASRHKVPFIVLRTISDRADGNAACDFNTLLPLVADNSCFMVKHILESLHENQKVPARYDAVKLEIADSAKKHQRTLDDIQLLTVSKNHPADKVYALYNHGVKEFAENRVQEMIEKAQDLPSDIHWHLIGPLQSNKVRQAIQVAQTIHSVDNSALVQRISRIAGEEAKTINIFIQVNLTGEIQKSGISSLSLEKLLIECSQLENINLLGLMTMGPLSASKDENLSVFNELKELSVLHEKYFSDKAKLSMGMSGDYEEAIASGTSILRIGSAIMGTRQYEQ; via the coding sequence ATGCCTTCACCTCGTACTCGTGTGGCCATTATAGGTGCACTTCCAGAAGAACTGGAAAAACTTAAAACTTTACTGAGCGACATCAAAGAACTTCAGCATGGACCTTTCCAATATCAGCAATGTAAGTTCGAAGATATTGACTGCCTTTTAAGTCTTTCTGGAATAGGAAAAGTGCAAGCCACCATGCTTGTTCAGCATATCTGTGATACATGGAAGCCCGATTACTTTATTTTCACTGGGGTTGCGGGTGCACTCAATAAACAGTTTGATACTGGTGATGTAGTCATTGGAACAGAATTCATTCAGCATGATTTAGAACTTAATGCTTTGGGTTTTGAACGTGGAGAAATCCCCTACACGGGTGAAAAAGTTTTTCATGCCTGTGATTTTTTAACTAAGATGGCCACCTCATTCAAAACAGATAATCATAAAATCTATCAGGGTCGAATCCTTACTGGGGATCAATTTATTACTCATGACCACGTCAAACCTTATTTCACCGATGAGTTAGCAGGTGATGCGGTTGAAATGGAAGGTGCTGCCCTCGCCTTTGTTGCCTCTAGACACAAAGTCCCCTTCATTGTACTTAGAACAATCTCCGATCGCGCTGACGGCAATGCTGCGTGCGATTTTAACACCCTGCTTCCTTTGGTTGCAGATAACTCTTGTTTCATGGTTAAACATATCCTCGAAAGTCTTCACGAAAATCAAAAGGTCCCAGCTAGATATGATGCGGTAAAGTTAGAAATCGCAGATTCCGCAAAGAAGCATCAGCGTACTTTAGATGATATCCAACTACTGACTGTAAGTAAAAATCACCCTGCCGATAAAGTCTATGCTTTATACAATCACGGAGTCAAAGAATTTGCAGAAAATCGCGTTCAAGAAATGATTGAAAAAGCTCAGGATTTACCCAGTGACATTCATTGGCACTTAATTGGTCCACTACAATCAAATAAAGTTCGCCAAGCCATTCAAGTAGCTCAGACTATCCATTCCGTCGATAATAGTGCTCTCGTCCAACGCATTAGTCGTATTGCTGGAGAAGAAGCTAAAACAATCAATATCTTCATTCAGGTAAATCTCACGGGAGAAATTCAAAAGAGCGGTATTAGTTCCCTTTCCTTAGAAAAACTTTTAATTGAATGTTCACAACTCGAGAATATTAACTTATTAGGTCTCATGACGATGGGACCTCTGAGTGCGAGTAAAGACGAAAATCTAAGCGTGTTCAATGAATTAAAAGAGCTCAGTGTACTGCATGAAAAATATTTTAGTGATAAAGCAAAACTCAGCATGGGTATGTCTGGTGACTACGAAGAAGCCATTGCCTCTGGAACAAGTATTTTGCGTATTGGTAGTGCGATAATGGGTACAAGACAGTATGAACAATAA
- a CDS encoding protein-tyrosine phosphatase family protein yields MSHTEKIWWLEENELGGMPKPPIESIPDLKKEGLGAVASFLEGKDNLEEYERNGLKCFWSAIEDDEAPSLNQVKDFVKFVDEMKSEGLALAVHCKGGNGRAGTMLAAYYISKGQGVQEVLSFMRKINPRAVATKTQEDFLNSL; encoded by the coding sequence ATGTCACATACTGAGAAAATTTGGTGGTTAGAAGAGAATGAACTTGGTGGAATGCCAAAGCCCCCCATAGAATCTATCCCCGACTTAAAAAAAGAAGGACTCGGTGCTGTAGCTTCTTTTTTAGAAGGCAAAGACAATTTGGAAGAGTATGAGCGAAACGGTTTAAAATGCTTTTGGAGTGCCATTGAAGACGATGAAGCGCCTTCGCTTAATCAAGTCAAAGACTTTGTTAAGTTTGTGGATGAAATGAAATCTGAAGGCTTAGCTTTAGCTGTGCATTGTAAAGGTGGGAACGGTAGAGCAGGGACAATGTTGGCCGCATATTACATCTCTAAAGGCCAAGGTGTTCAAGAGGTTTTAAGCTTTATGCGAAAGATCAATCCACGAGCAGTAGCTACAAAAACTCAAGAAGATTTTTTAAATTCATTGTAA
- a CDS encoding TIM-barrel domain-containing protein, with product MHSFLYTDDIAVFSPQENISSGSSIAVIKDIKANKSLPSDFEMCPTFSFSEQAYITMSKVNEEGTFPRRQRTVFPCLKNYDFYGAGEQLGKLRKNGEVLAAYNRDNFMYKQGQNLYQAHPWVLAVGPKGESYGFLADSHSRGEIDLRQDKVCFEFEGEAHRVFVLSANSPQGVLKMLADLIGKITLPPKWALGYQQCRYSYMDDQEAKSIIDNFRKRDLACDVIWFDIDYMDKYKIFTFDSKAFPDPQAMNDYAHANNFKTVWMLDPGVKIEKDYAIYEELHKKGFYLQVDAETRHKSQVFKATVTASSNNDYVNSLIDGDLSQSWQASKENTKVQIMIDLAALCEVLTVDLYWSLDYPENYKVYTSRDSKKWDLLGIEKAHVSGGLHSIKATRQTQAQYLKIQYPQENQVYCLDQIMFNGESFKALKDIAVDNMFVGNVWPGPCAFPDFTNQECNDWWSKLFPEFISFGIDGVWNDMNEPAVFGGGPQMTAPDQVKHSGGLGINDTTLKADSHSNYHNAYGMLMAKASREGMLMAQKDKRPFVLTRANYLGGHRYAATWTGDNCSTKKHMKLATPMCLNLSLSGQVFVGPDLGGFAGDANASLFAEWMAIGVFYPFMRGHSSKGTNRKEPWAFGEAIEQSCRISLQRRYRLLPYLYSLFWRAESSGMGIMQPAFFADLTNRSLRKEENKFLLGDDLLIVPNWDKTKRFPKGKWKRISLVEGDLDDQYQASVYLREGAILALGESVNYTEAQNPYKLDLIINPDENGAASTSIYVDEGDGWAYKEGEFEVFKLNYESGKLKKSSPKLNILDVQVLA from the coding sequence ATGCATTCATTTTTATACACTGATGATATCGCTGTTTTCTCTCCTCAAGAAAATATCAGTTCAGGATCATCTATTGCCGTAATTAAAGATATAAAGGCCAACAAATCACTGCCCTCTGATTTTGAAATGTGTCCTACTTTTTCTTTTTCCGAGCAAGCCTATATCACGATGTCAAAAGTTAATGAAGAAGGAACTTTTCCGCGACGTCAACGGACGGTCTTTCCTTGCTTAAAAAATTATGATTTTTATGGAGCTGGAGAGCAACTGGGCAAACTACGAAAGAATGGTGAAGTTTTAGCGGCCTATAATCGTGATAACTTTATGTATAAGCAAGGGCAGAACCTTTATCAAGCACACCCGTGGGTGCTTGCCGTTGGCCCCAAGGGTGAGAGTTACGGCTTTTTAGCAGACAGCCATAGTCGTGGGGAAATAGATCTACGTCAAGATAAAGTTTGTTTTGAATTCGAAGGTGAGGCTCATCGAGTTTTTGTATTAAGTGCGAATAGTCCCCAAGGGGTCCTGAAAATGCTAGCTGATTTGATTGGAAAAATCACCTTGCCACCTAAATGGGCTTTGGGATATCAACAATGCCGTTATTCCTATATGGATGATCAGGAAGCTAAATCTATTATTGATAATTTCCGTAAGCGTGACTTAGCCTGTGATGTAATTTGGTTTGATATTGATTACATGGATAAGTACAAGATCTTTACTTTTGATTCAAAAGCTTTTCCTGATCCTCAAGCAATGAATGATTATGCACACGCAAACAATTTTAAAACAGTGTGGATGCTTGATCCTGGAGTGAAAATCGAAAAGGATTATGCTATCTACGAAGAACTCCATAAAAAGGGATTTTATCTCCAAGTAGATGCCGAAACTAGGCATAAGTCTCAAGTATTTAAGGCCACTGTCACAGCTAGTTCAAATAATGATTATGTAAATTCACTGATCGATGGAGATCTTAGTCAATCTTGGCAGGCTTCAAAAGAAAATACTAAAGTTCAGATAATGATTGATTTAGCGGCCTTATGTGAAGTTTTAACAGTAGATCTATACTGGTCATTAGATTATCCCGAAAATTACAAAGTTTATACTTCAAGAGATTCAAAAAAATGGGACTTATTGGGCATAGAAAAAGCCCATGTCTCAGGTGGACTTCACAGCATTAAAGCGACGCGGCAAACTCAAGCACAATATTTAAAAATTCAATATCCCCAAGAGAATCAAGTTTATTGTTTAGATCAAATCATGTTCAATGGAGAGAGTTTTAAAGCTCTAAAAGATATTGCGGTAGATAATATGTTTGTAGGCAATGTCTGGCCTGGACCTTGCGCCTTTCCCGACTTTACGAATCAAGAGTGTAACGATTGGTGGTCAAAACTATTTCCTGAATTCATATCCTTTGGAATAGATGGGGTATGGAATGATATGAATGAACCTGCAGTATTTGGTGGGGGCCCTCAAATGACGGCGCCTGATCAAGTTAAACATTCTGGTGGCTTAGGAATTAATGATACGACCTTGAAAGCGGACTCACATAGTAATTATCATAATGCTTATGGAATGCTCATGGCTAAAGCTAGTCGTGAAGGCATGCTTATGGCCCAGAAAGATAAACGTCCCTTCGTACTCACTCGAGCTAATTATTTAGGTGGACATCGCTATGCGGCGACTTGGACAGGAGATAACTGTTCAACAAAAAAACACATGAAGCTAGCAACGCCAATGTGTTTAAACTTATCTCTGTCAGGGCAAGTTTTTGTAGGTCCTGACCTTGGTGGTTTTGCAGGAGATGCCAATGCTAGTTTATTTGCAGAATGGATGGCTATAGGTGTCTTTTATCCTTTCATGCGTGGACATTCATCTAAAGGAACTAATCGCAAGGAACCTTGGGCTTTTGGCGAGGCTATAGAGCAATCCTGTCGGATATCATTACAACGCCGCTATCGTTTATTACCTTATTTATACAGCTTATTTTGGAGAGCAGAGAGTAGTGGTATGGGAATTATGCAGCCCGCATTTTTTGCCGATCTCACAAATCGTTCGCTCAGAAAAGAGGAAAATAAATTTCTACTTGGAGATGATCTACTTATTGTTCCTAACTGGGATAAAACTAAACGTTTCCCCAAAGGTAAGTGGAAGCGAATCTCACTAGTAGAAGGCGATTTAGATGATCAGTACCAAGCCAGTGTTTATTTGCGAGAGGGAGCCATTTTAGCTCTTGGGGAAAGCGTGAATTATACTGAGGCACAAAATCCCTATAAGCTAGACTTAATTATAAACCCTGATGAAAATGGCGCTGCAAGCACGAGTATTTATGTAGACGAAGGAGATGGATGGGCTTATAAAGAAGGTGAATTTGAAGTTTTTAAACTCAATTATGAATCAGGGAAATTGAAA